One segment of Rickettsiella grylli DNA contains the following:
- a CDS encoding serine hydroxymethyltransferase, translating into MDKHLLNINKLLELLLEHEKYTKQTISLVPSENVLSPLARIPYLLDNQSRYFLDDLRLFGKWVFPSGQHLASIEQTILKPLLIELAKAKYINVRPISGINCMTVTLAALTKRGDSILTVPLTCGGHPSSSVVAERLALKVNDIPMSNCHEINYIAFEDILKKVKPSLVYIDQATFLFPISVKKMREIIDIVSPSTIIHYDSSHINGLIFGGVCNNPLDEGAHCFGGSTHKTFPGPHKGFLATNDPILSKKIESATDHFVSHHHAASVISLAITLIEFKFCKGKKYAENIVINTRYMGELLNKFGYHVVKHGKKYTECHQLWVAFESEKEACILFSKLCEAGLYLNYFQELPGIHSPGFRLSLSEFTRYGASMNDVEELCQAFIAIDNEALDVGKSKIRKIRQLRNQPNFCFKFESLPNGQISEFLRTYINATSAEAFIYDIC; encoded by the coding sequence ATGGATAAGCACTTATTAAACATCAATAAACTTTTAGAACTTTTGCTTGAGCATGAAAAATACACAAAGCAAACCATTAGTTTAGTTCCGAGCGAAAATGTTCTTTCGCCACTAGCTCGTATACCTTACCTTTTGGACAATCAATCGCGTTACTTTCTTGATGATTTACGACTATTTGGTAAATGGGTTTTCCCCAGCGGTCAACATTTAGCTAGCATCGAACAAACTATCTTGAAACCTCTACTTATCGAATTAGCTAAAGCAAAATATATAAATGTTCGACCCATTTCAGGTATTAATTGTATGACGGTAACACTTGCTGCTTTAACCAAACGAGGAGATTCAATTCTTACTGTTCCATTGACTTGCGGTGGACATCCAAGTAGTAGTGTAGTTGCAGAAAGGCTTGCTCTAAAAGTAAATGATATTCCAATGTCTAACTGCCATGAAATAAACTACATTGCATTTGAAGATATATTGAAAAAAGTTAAACCTTCGTTAGTTTATATCGATCAAGCTACTTTCTTATTTCCAATTTCTGTAAAAAAAATGCGTGAAATTATTGATATAGTTTCACCATCAACCATCATTCACTATGATTCTAGTCATATTAATGGACTTATTTTCGGTGGTGTATGTAATAACCCTCTTGATGAGGGCGCACATTGCTTTGGCGGTTCAACCCATAAGACCTTCCCTGGCCCTCATAAAGGTTTTTTGGCCACGAACGATCCTATACTTTCAAAAAAAATTGAGTCGGCAACGGATCACTTCGTCAGTCATCATCATGCGGCAAGTGTCATTTCGTTAGCTATTACGCTGATTGAATTTAAATTTTGCAAAGGAAAAAAATATGCAGAAAACATTGTCATTAATACTCGCTATATGGGAGAGTTATTAAATAAATTTGGCTATCATGTAGTAAAGCATGGTAAAAAATATACAGAATGCCATCAACTATGGGTGGCTTTTGAAAGTGAGAAAGAAGCTTGCATTTTATTTAGCAAGCTTTGTGAAGCAGGTTTGTATCTAAATTATTTTCAAGAATTACCAGGCATTCATTCTCCAGGTTTCCGATTATCATTATCTGAATTTACGCGTTATGGGGCATCAATGAATGATGTTGAGGAGCTTTGCCAAGCATTTATTGCTATTGATAATGAGGCACTTGATGTGGGTAAATCAAAAATAAGGAAAATCAGACAACTTAGGAATCAACCCAATTTCTGTTTTAAATTTGAATCTTTACCTAATGGGCAAATAAGCGAATTTTTAAGAACATATATTAATGCTACTTCAGCCGAAGCTTTTATTTATGATATCTGCTGA
- a CDS encoding formyltransferase family protein, which yields MYKYIIYSSYSAGFEFACKIRKKREILILSPCNSPFKQLYKHKFKDKLYLFSDIKDPTLWGTINAFQPDFIVSCVFSEKIPNEHIQQAKILAVNIHPSALPEIRTGDSSFWNILLESETYTVTMHKLTEHWDSGDIIFSDKRKLQSYATKSSMIDDFRYYMRDNADRFQAALESKNRKIIFQTNGKYYPKPKTKHFYLNLDESAIFIDRLIRACNDEISVIVRFKEYQVILLESIALPKTSTKPPGFIEIIDNKLILNTVDYKLQINVLHVESYGYISADRFISIFDTSMSPVSPRFEPNLPNNISIKKIYKLYQDHFSLKENLREYSRNCVNAKLN from the coding sequence ATGTATAAATATATCATTTATTCGTCTTACTCAGCAGGTTTTGAATTTGCATGTAAAATCAGAAAAAAAAGGGAAATACTAATTCTTTCGCCCTGTAATTCACCTTTTAAACAACTCTATAAACATAAATTTAAAGATAAATTATATTTATTCTCGGATATCAAAGATCCCACTTTATGGGGCACCATAAACGCGTTTCAACCGGATTTTATAGTCTCCTGTGTATTTAGTGAGAAAATACCCAATGAGCATATTCAACAAGCTAAGATTTTAGCGGTTAATATTCACCCTTCGGCACTGCCGGAAATTAGAACGGGAGATTCATCATTTTGGAATATTCTTTTAGAAAGTGAAACCTATACAGTAACCATGCATAAATTAACTGAACACTGGGATAGTGGTGATATTATTTTCTCAGATAAACGCAAACTTCAATCTTATGCGACAAAATCTTCTATGATTGATGATTTTCGCTATTATATGAGAGATAATGCCGATCGATTTCAAGCAGCACTAGAAAGTAAAAATAGAAAAATAATTTTTCAAACTAATGGAAAGTACTATCCGAAACCAAAAACAAAACACTTCTATTTGAATCTTGATGAAAGTGCAATTTTTATTGATAGACTTATTCGTGCCTGTAACGATGAAATTAGCGTTATTGTAAGATTTAAAGAGTATCAAGTTATACTACTTGAGTCTATAGCATTGCCAAAAACCTCAACCAAACCCCCAGGCTTTATTGAAATAATAGATAATAAATTAATATTAAATACCGTCGATTATAAACTACAAATTAATGTATTGCATGTTGAATCTTATGGTTACATTAGCGCCGATAGGTTCATTAGTATTTTCGATACAAGCATGTCGCCTGTGTCACCTAGATTCGAACCCAATCTACCAAACAACATTTCGATTAAAAAAATATATAAACTTTATCAAGATCATTTTTCACTTAAGGAAAATTTAAGGGAGTATTCAAGGAACTGTGTCAACGCTAAACTAAATTAA
- a CDS encoding IS256 family transposase — translation MKQAILSKEFEAEAIARLKSGESLTGKDGILTPLIKQIIEASLEGELESHLLSESKTPELSNRRNGKTSKVLKTETESFELETPRDRLGTFEPQMVKKRQTVLNESLDNKILSLYALGMSYEAIQDHLADMYGLEVSAAKISLISDKLMPVITEWRNRPLESVYPIVFLDAMHFKVRIEGKVSSRAFYSVLGVNNQGRKEILGLYLSENEGSRFWLSVLNDLRARGVEDILIASIDGLKGFPEAIAEVFPQTEIQLCVIHQIRHSLKYVTSKDQKSFMADLKLVYRASSKDLAEHHLLELDEKWGKKYPAVIKSWQTQWDKLSQYFKYPEELRRIIYTTNIIEGFHRQVRKYTKNKGAFTSENALLKLIYCACQKILEKWCQPLHNWALIASQLQIFFDGRLNLQLR, via the coding sequence ATGAAACAAGCGATACTGAGTAAAGAATTTGAAGCTGAAGCGATAGCCCGACTAAAATCAGGAGAATCGTTAACAGGAAAAGACGGAATATTAACGCCGTTAATAAAACAAATTATCGAAGCGTCGTTAGAAGGTGAATTAGAATCCCATTTATTATCAGAATCGAAAACGCCTGAGTTATCGAACCGACGCAATGGAAAAACAAGTAAAGTATTAAAAACGGAGACAGAAAGTTTTGAGCTGGAAACACCCCGAGACCGTCTAGGAACGTTTGAACCGCAAATGGTAAAAAAACGTCAAACGGTTTTAAACGAATCCTTGGATAACAAAATACTATCGCTGTATGCACTTGGGATGAGCTATGAGGCGATCCAAGACCATCTGGCGGATATGTATGGTCTTGAGGTTTCAGCGGCTAAAATAAGCCTGATAAGCGATAAGTTAATGCCGGTTATAACGGAATGGCGAAATAGACCGCTAGAATCTGTGTACCCGATCGTATTTCTCGATGCCATGCATTTTAAGGTACGTATTGAAGGTAAAGTCAGTAGCCGTGCTTTTTATTCGGTTTTAGGGGTTAACAACCAGGGTCGTAAAGAAATTTTAGGGCTGTATCTTTCTGAAAATGAAGGTTCTCGTTTCTGGTTAAGTGTCTTAAATGATTTACGTGCTCGGGGAGTTGAGGATATTCTCATTGCCAGCATCGATGGATTAAAAGGTTTTCCCGAAGCCATTGCTGAGGTTTTCCCCCAGACAGAAATTCAGCTTTGTGTGATTCATCAAATCCGTCATTCATTAAAGTATGTGACCAGCAAAGATCAAAAATCCTTTATGGCTGATTTAAAATTGGTTTATCGTGCGAGTTCCAAGGACTTAGCCGAGCATCACCTATTAGAACTCGATGAAAAATGGGGTAAAAAATATCCTGCTGTGATTAAGTCTTGGCAAACTCAATGGGATAAGCTTTCCCAGTATTTTAAGTATCCTGAAGAATTAAGGCGTATTATCTACACAACCAACATTATTGAAGGGTTTCACCGGCAAGTACGCAAATATACAAAAAATAAAGGGGCTTTTACCAGTGAAAATGCCTTACTTAAATTAATTTACTGTGCCTGTCAAAAAATACTAGAAAAGTGGTGCCAGCCCCTGCATAATTGGGCTTTAATTGCTTCTCAACTGCAGATATTTTTTGATGGCAGGCTAAATTTACAGTTACGATAA
- a CDS encoding MFS transporter: MIRAATLIRKSIDSINRKYILTKFSLCLVLFIDSFCIGCIMPSLADLLLNPEKSFLKIQTSLLLRHFYYNLAISLPTIFVCMGALILGALSDLIGRKMVLLIGLLGVAIACLFSAIGVKTHNIILFLIGRVLMGIMDGNEAVAQACMADLSNNKEKAINMSYVSLAISLGFILGPLASTILNRIRQPFFLMEPSLPFYMSTLILFFGFIFILCFLKIPKTQRRNNQKKIVSNFIQACLIAIKSRQLRSMISILFCIQVAWGIYFQSASAYFVNVFIPPPVAISFFFLVMAFTFALTFTILIRVAMQYLSSNYLIIVGLVSIILSASILIMAKNYHTFYYACIMIAIGVGISSNTILVLISNATDQSAQGQIIGLTLSFTSAGWLIALILSSIFSANYSFCFILMMAFCVCAFYQLLKYIKTAKSFQLIINRNSS; the protein is encoded by the coding sequence ATGATAAGAGCTGCGACTTTAATCAGAAAGTCAATAGATAGCATTAATAGAAAATATATCTTAACAAAGTTTTCACTATGCCTTGTACTTTTCATTGACTCTTTTTGCATTGGCTGCATCATGCCTTCATTAGCTGATCTTTTATTGAATCCAGAAAAATCATTTCTTAAAATACAGACCTCTTTGCTCTTAAGACATTTTTATTATAATTTGGCAATTAGTTTGCCCACTATATTTGTTTGTATGGGTGCATTAATCCTAGGAGCCCTATCAGATTTGATCGGTAGAAAAATGGTTTTACTGATTGGCTTGCTCGGAGTCGCAATAGCTTGTCTTTTTTCTGCTATAGGAGTTAAAACACACAACATTATATTGTTTCTAATTGGACGAGTGTTGATGGGAATTATGGACGGAAATGAAGCAGTTGCTCAAGCCTGCATGGCAGATCTCAGCAATAATAAAGAAAAAGCAATCAACATGAGCTATGTTTCGCTAGCGATTTCACTAGGATTCATATTAGGCCCTTTAGCTTCTACTATTTTAAATCGAATCAGACAACCATTTTTTTTGATGGAGCCATCCCTACCATTTTATATGTCCACATTAATACTTTTTTTTGGGTTTATATTTATTTTATGTTTTCTGAAAATCCCCAAAACACAAAGAAGGAATAATCAGAAAAAGATAGTTTCGAATTTTATTCAAGCTTGCTTAATTGCGATTAAGTCAAGGCAGCTTAGATCGATGATTAGCATACTCTTTTGTATACAAGTGGCATGGGGAATTTATTTTCAGTCAGCTTCTGCATACTTTGTCAATGTATTCATACCCCCTCCTGTTGCAATTAGTTTTTTTTTCTTAGTTATGGCGTTTACCTTTGCACTTACATTCACGATACTCATACGAGTAGCAATGCAGTACTTAAGTTCAAACTATTTAATTATAGTTGGACTAGTTTCGATAATATTGTCCGCCTCAATTTTGATTATGGCTAAAAATTACCATACTTTTTATTATGCTTGCATCATGATAGCAATAGGAGTTGGGATATCTTCCAATACGATATTGGTATTAATTTCAAATGCAACAGATCAAAGTGCTCAAGGACAAATAATAGGACTTACTTTATCATTTACGTCAGCAGGTTGGTTGATAGCGTTAATATTGAGTAGTATTTTTTCTGCAAATTACAGCTTTTGTTTCATATTGATGATGGCATTCTGCGTTTGTGCTTTTTATCAGTTATTAAAATACATTAAAACAGCAAAGTCGTTCCAATTAATTATAAATAGAAATTCTTCTTAA
- a CDS encoding integrase core domain-containing protein, translated as MDNGPENISRHFQQWAKIQGIEIQYIQPGKPAQNAFIERFNRTYREAVLDRYLFRNIQEIQNITDNWLKHYNEERPHEALNNQTPLYYFQSLNKNYSI; from the coding sequence GTGGATAACGGCCCAGAAAATATTTCACGTCACTTCCAGCAATGGGCGAAAATACAGGGGATTGAAATTCAATATATCCAACCTGGAAAACCCGCACAGAATGCATTTATCGAAAGATTTAACCGAACTTATCGTGAAGCTGTTTTAGATAGGTATTTATTTCGAAATATACAAGAAATACAGAACATAACTGATAACTGGCTTAAACATTACAACGAGGAAAGACCCCATGAAGCTTTAAATAATCAAACACCCCTATACTATTTTCAATCCCTAAACAAAAACTACTCTATTTAA
- the rsmG gene encoding 16S rRNA (guanine(527)-N(7))-methyltransferase RsmG, protein MIDFKSLHTQLLKLLSGNRFEVSKKTSQQLVDYVLLLHKWNQIHNLTSIRNPLQMLSKHIMDSLAISPYLRGPHILDVGTGAGLPGLPLALTHPHYHFTLLDSNGKKTRFLTYILQTLMISNVDIISLRVEKYDVKKCFNSIVSRAFSQLNNFLHKTQHLCCKDGVFLAMKGRYPIEEINNLDNQFQLIDTPALRITGLDEKRHLLIIGFNRSL, encoded by the coding sequence ATGATCGATTTTAAATCCTTACATACTCAACTTTTGAAACTACTCAGCGGAAATCGGTTCGAGGTTTCTAAAAAAACAAGTCAACAGCTCGTCGATTATGTCTTATTACTGCATAAATGGAATCAAATTCATAATTTAACGAGCATACGTAATCCTTTGCAGATGCTTTCCAAACATATTATGGATAGCCTTGCTATTAGTCCCTATTTGCGAGGTCCTCATATTCTCGATGTGGGAACCGGGGCAGGCCTACCGGGCTTACCTTTAGCACTGACCCATCCCCACTATCATTTCACATTATTAGACAGTAATGGAAAAAAAACGCGCTTTTTAACCTACATTTTACAAACGCTCATGATATCTAACGTTGATATCATCTCACTACGCGTCGAAAAATATGACGTTAAAAAATGTTTTAATAGCATTGTCAGTCGTGCCTTTAGCCAACTCAATAATTTTTTACATAAAACGCAACATTTATGTTGTAAAGATGGTGTATTTTTAGCGATGAAAGGACGATATCCTATCGAAGAAATTAATAACCTTGACAATCAGTTTCAATTAATAGATACCCCCGCTTTACGTATCACAGGGCTTGATGAAAAAAGACACTTACTCATCATTGGTTTTAATCGCTCGTTATAA
- the dapB gene encoding 4-hydroxy-tetrahydrodipicolinate reductase yields MSIQVIINGALGRMGQVTVKTIQQEPHFNLIAETQTTHELKNAMLSNKVDIAIDFTHARAVYKNTKSIILADVHPVIGTSGLHPQQIKELQTLCAEKKLGGIIAPNFCIGALLMMRLAEQAAHYFSECEIIETHHEKKLDAPSATALKTAELLSAARKTQPSTKKIHETIPRARGALKNKIPIHALRLPGFLAKQEILFGHPGGNLTISHETIDRNAYMPGVLLACKKVMALKKLVYGLETFL; encoded by the coding sequence GTGTCCATCCAGGTTATTATTAATGGTGCTCTCGGTCGAATGGGTCAAGTCACTGTTAAAACGATCCAACAAGAACCTCATTTTAATTTAATCGCAGAAACACAAACCACCCACGAATTAAAAAATGCCATGCTATCGAATAAAGTGGATATTGCTATAGACTTTACGCATGCGCGGGCTGTTTATAAAAATACGAAAAGTATTATACTCGCGGACGTACACCCTGTCATCGGAACCAGTGGTTTACATCCTCAACAAATTAAAGAATTGCAAACACTTTGTGCTGAAAAAAAACTAGGAGGAATTATTGCACCTAATTTTTGTATCGGTGCTTTGTTAATGATGCGACTTGCAGAACAAGCGGCACACTATTTTTCAGAATGTGAAATTATAGAAACGCATCATGAAAAAAAATTAGATGCGCCTTCCGCAACGGCGTTAAAAACGGCAGAATTACTGAGTGCCGCTCGAAAAACACAACCGAGTACAAAAAAAATTCACGAAACAATACCCCGTGCACGGGGTGCACTTAAGAATAAAATTCCAATACATGCCTTACGTTTACCTGGGTTTCTTGCTAAACAAGAGATTCTTTTTGGTCATCCTGGTGGAAACTTAACCATCTCGCATGAAACCATTGATCGTAATGCGTATATGCCTGGAGTACTATTGGCCTGTAAAAAAGTGATGGCATTGAAAAAACTAGTTTATGGCTTAGAAACTTTTTTATAA
- the pepN gene encoding aminopeptidase N, with translation MTDIKTTFLKDYTPPHFLIKHVELTFRLDEALTRVNTRITFHRATVENKQEPLILQGEQCELIAIKRDGRRLSENEYQLKENTLIIFDVPEQFSLEIENTIKPKENAALSGLYVSRGIFCTQCEAEGFRRITYFLDRPDILARYTTTIIADKSKYPILLSNGNKMAEHDLKNNLHSVTWEDPFKKPSYLFALVAGDLEYLQDQFVTQSQRKICLQIFSEKGQKNKCYHAMNSLKKAMRWDEEAYGREYDLKLFMIAVIDDFNMGAMENKGLNIFNAQTLLADPNSATDADYNYVTKVVGHEYFHNWTGNRITCRDWFQLSLKEGLTVFREQEFSESIGNPATERIHTVRQLRSLQFAEDGGPLAHPVQPESYIEINNFYTMTVYEKGAEIIRMMKVLVGPEGFRKGMDHYFTTHDGQAVTIEDFVQSIEKGSGYDLQQFRRWYQQSGTPELQVDYDYSHEEKTFHLRVKQQCPATPGQPIKKPFYIPFVMALLQPEDGRPIELQQVGDAKPRGRQCTLKIRETEHVFQFIQVKSKPIPSLLRHFSAPVKLKVNYSDDDLAFLMQTDADGFNRWDAAQELASRIVLRRIQSSAAHDDPAVNQLVKGCKILFAENKQASKDLLVEILSLPSETSFAEKMSMIDIDGIHEGREWLRVQCAQKLKDHFLACYQRCHDLAPYCFDKESVARRRLANISLIYLMLLQDPNTNHLCLEHYKKADNLTDRMVALSEMVNHNSPQSDYFLNDFYEKNSQNGLVVCKWLALQARAPLSDALQRVKKLLKHPAFDWKNPNKIRSLIGVFCSENRVQFHDRSGAGYLFLSEQIQRLDPINPQIAARLVKPLTQWRRFDAQRQSQMHEQLENLMKVSELSPDVYEIVSKSLL, from the coding sequence ATGACTGATATCAAAACAACTTTTCTTAAAGATTACACGCCACCTCATTTTTTAATAAAGCACGTAGAACTTACGTTTCGGCTGGATGAGGCATTAACGCGCGTTAATACACGGATAACATTTCATCGAGCGACAGTAGAAAATAAGCAGGAACCGTTGATTTTACAAGGTGAACAGTGTGAATTGATAGCGATTAAACGGGATGGCCGACGTCTATCAGAAAATGAGTATCAACTGAAAGAAAATACGTTAATTATTTTCGATGTCCCTGAACAATTTAGCCTTGAGATTGAAAATACAATTAAACCGAAAGAAAATGCCGCGCTCAGTGGCTTATATGTTTCACGAGGGATTTTTTGTACACAATGTGAAGCCGAAGGATTCCGACGTATAACTTACTTTTTAGATAGACCTGATATATTAGCCCGCTATACCACAACGATCATTGCTGACAAGTCAAAATACCCTATTTTGTTGTCCAATGGAAATAAAATGGCAGAACACGATTTGAAAAATAATCTACATTCGGTCACGTGGGAAGATCCCTTCAAAAAACCAAGCTACTTATTTGCCTTAGTTGCAGGGGATTTAGAATATTTACAAGATCAATTTGTGACCCAATCACAACGAAAAATTTGTTTACAAATTTTTTCTGAAAAAGGCCAAAAAAATAAATGCTATCATGCGATGAATTCTCTAAAAAAAGCAATGCGTTGGGATGAAGAAGCGTACGGACGTGAATATGATTTAAAACTATTTATGATTGCTGTCATTGATGATTTCAATATGGGGGCTATGGAGAATAAAGGCCTTAATATTTTTAATGCACAAACGCTTTTAGCGGATCCGAATTCAGCGACGGATGCCGATTACAACTATGTTACGAAAGTCGTTGGCCATGAATACTTTCACAATTGGACGGGTAATCGCATAACCTGCCGCGATTGGTTTCAACTGAGTCTGAAAGAAGGCTTAACGGTTTTTCGCGAGCAGGAATTTAGTGAGTCAATAGGCAATCCTGCAACGGAGCGTATCCATACCGTCAGACAATTACGATCGCTGCAATTCGCTGAAGACGGAGGCCCTTTAGCGCACCCGGTGCAACCTGAATCTTACATTGAGATCAATAATTTTTATACGATGACCGTGTATGAAAAAGGTGCTGAAATTATTCGGATGATGAAAGTCTTAGTGGGGCCAGAGGGTTTTCGAAAAGGGATGGATCATTATTTTACGACGCATGATGGGCAAGCCGTGACGATTGAAGATTTTGTTCAATCCATTGAGAAAGGAAGTGGTTATGATCTACAGCAATTTCGGCGTTGGTATCAACAATCCGGTACACCGGAATTGCAGGTTGATTATGATTATTCACACGAGGAAAAAACGTTTCATTTGAGGGTGAAACAACAATGCCCTGCGACGCCGGGTCAACCCATTAAAAAGCCTTTCTATATTCCTTTTGTGATGGCCTTGTTACAGCCTGAAGACGGCCGACCTATTGAATTACAACAGGTAGGAGATGCCAAACCCAGGGGTAGGCAATGTACATTAAAAATAAGAGAAACGGAGCATGTTTTTCAATTTATTCAGGTCAAATCGAAACCTATTCCTTCTTTATTACGACACTTTTCAGCACCTGTAAAACTGAAAGTGAATTATTCTGACGATGATTTAGCCTTTTTAATGCAAACCGATGCCGATGGTTTTAATCGCTGGGATGCCGCACAAGAATTGGCGAGTCGAATTGTATTACGCCGTATTCAATCTTCAGCGGCTCACGATGATCCTGCGGTTAATCAACTCGTTAAAGGGTGTAAAATTTTATTTGCGGAAAATAAACAAGCGAGTAAAGATTTATTGGTCGAAATATTAAGTTTGCCCAGCGAAACGTCGTTCGCAGAAAAAATGTCCATGATTGATATCGATGGTATTCATGAAGGAAGAGAATGGTTACGGGTTCAATGTGCTCAGAAACTAAAAGACCATTTTTTAGCCTGTTATCAACGGTGTCATGATTTAGCACCTTATTGTTTTGACAAAGAATCAGTAGCCCGTCGACGTTTAGCGAATATCAGTTTAATCTATCTGATGCTGTTGCAGGATCCTAACACAAATCATCTTTGTCTGGAGCATTATAAAAAGGCCGATAATTTAACAGACAGAATGGTCGCTTTAAGCGAAATGGTGAACCACAATAGTCCACAAAGTGATTATTTCTTAAATGATTTTTACGAGAAAAATTCACAGAATGGCTTAGTGGTGTGCAAATGGTTAGCACTTCAGGCACGTGCGCCATTATCCGATGCACTGCAGCGGGTAAAAAAATTACTCAAACATCCTGCGTTTGATTGGAAAAATCCAAACAAAATTCGATCACTGATTGGTGTTTTTTGTTCTGAAAATCGCGTTCAATTTCATGATCGTTCAGGTGCAGGTTATTTATTTTTAAGCGAGCAAATACAACGTCTTGACCCTATTAATCCTCAAATAGCTGCACGTTTAGTGAAACCATTGACACAATGGCGTCGTTTTGATGCACAGCGACAATCCCAAATGCATGAGCAATTAGAAAATCTGATGAAAGTGTCTGAACTTTCTCCCGATGTCTACGAAATAGTGAGTAAAAGTTTGTTATGA
- a CDS encoding DMT family transporter, with the protein MVKKQKRIGSEKKHKRALLYLVIGAVAIGFAPIFVRLSEVDPIATGFWRVAIAFPILTLLSLGQGYTRPDDRHKPILKDYLWLLLCGVLFGGDLSTWHLSIQYTTIANSSLIVNFSPILIALWGWIVLKKPPQKKLIVGLLLALLGIVILIQPTVPMDKTIRVGDGLAFITAFFYAGYLLVLNHARKKFTAFTSMAISTFSSMLTLLFISCITHELTLPETPMAWIILLALALFAHVLGQGLIAYALPYLPVTFSSIALLIQPMVAAIAGFFFFKETLNVIQIIGIFIALVGIFLAKQAI; encoded by the coding sequence ATGGTCAAAAAGCAAAAAAGGATTGGCTCAGAAAAAAAACATAAACGTGCGTTACTTTACTTAGTCATCGGTGCCGTTGCCATCGGTTTCGCACCTATTTTTGTCCGTTTAAGTGAAGTGGATCCCATTGCAACAGGCTTTTGGCGGGTGGCTATCGCTTTTCCCATTTTAACATTACTGTCACTCGGCCAAGGTTACACACGCCCAGATGATCGCCACAAACCGATTTTAAAAGATTATCTTTGGCTGTTATTGTGTGGTGTTTTATTTGGAGGCGATTTATCCACTTGGCATCTTTCTATCCAATATACAACCATTGCAAATTCCTCACTCATTGTTAACTTTTCACCCATTCTTATTGCGCTTTGGGGATGGATCGTTTTAAAAAAACCTCCACAGAAAAAATTAATCGTTGGCTTATTATTAGCCTTACTGGGTATTGTCATACTGATTCAACCCACCGTACCGATGGATAAAACGATTCGTGTAGGGGACGGATTAGCTTTTATTACCGCTTTTTTCTATGCCGGTTACTTATTGGTTTTAAACCATGCTCGTAAAAAATTTACAGCGTTTACCAGCATGGCCATATCCACCTTTAGTAGTATGCTCACTTTACTTTTCATTAGTTGTATTACCCATGAACTCACTTTGCCTGAAACGCCCATGGCGTGGATTATTTTACTGGCTTTAGCGTTATTTGCACATGTGTTAGGGCAAGGCTTAATTGCGTATGCATTACCCTATTTACCCGTTACCTTTTCATCTATCGCTTTACTTATCCAGCCAATGGTTGCAGCAATAGCTGGCTTTTTCTTTTTTAAAGAAACACTCAATGTGATACAGATCATCGGCATCTTCATTGCTTTAGTGGGGATCTTCTTAGCAAAACAGGCGATTTAG